The following DNA comes from Rhodohalobacter mucosus.
AAAACTTGAGTTTGAACCCGGAAACCGATTAACTCCGGATGATATTGAAGCCCGTATCTCAAAGCTCTACAGTTCCAGCTACATAGATCAGGTAACATACAGAATCAAGCCTGATACACTGTATCAGTATAACCTTCAGGTTAAGATCCATGAGAGTAAACGCAATAACTTCAATGTGGGCTTGCGCTATGAATCAAACACACAGGCCTCCATTTTACTGGAGTCAAGTTTTCAGGACCTGCTTCATCCTGGTTCTATTAACAGATTAGAAACAAGATTGGGCGACAGAATCAGTATTGGTACGGACTATATCTATTATGGTGCTCTCGGCTCCAGATTGGCAGCATTAACATCGGTTTGGTTTAATTCCGAGCTGGTAGAGTGGTACAGTGATTTCGACCGTGTGTCCAGTTTTAAGAGCAGAACACTGAAAGCCGAGATATCGGCCGGAAATTATTTCAGTACCCAGAATCTGTTTACTGTAGGCATCAGAAAAGAGTTTGATTATCAGGATAATGAAATCAATCCTGCTGACATTGAACCGGTTTCGAAAGGACATCATGGAATTTTTGCCAAATACAGATATGACAGCCATAACCGGAAAGCATATCCGTCTAATGGTCAGAAGCTGGTAGCTGAAGGATATCACAGCAATACGGCATTTATGAGCCCCCTTCTTTTTACCTCTGTAGCAGGTTTATGGGAAGGATTTATCCCTCTATCGGAGAATCTCTCTTTCAGGCACGCTCTATACGGAGGATATACCTACGGCGATGATCTCCCCTGGAATTACTGGCATACGGTTAACAGATATTCAGATACCTTCGGTTATGTCCGTATTGGCGGATTTGACACGTTTCAGGTTGCCAGCAGAAATCTGCAGCTTGCATCATTTGGACTGCAGGCAGAACCCGTTTATCATCGATTTGTTGGCGTGGATGTGTACACGGGGCGATTTTCAGACCAATGGGAACTATCACTTAACCGGTCTGATTTTGAATATGGCATATCACTTTCTGTGGGTGCATTAACTATTCTGGGCCCAATAAAAGCCATACTATCAACCAGTACCATTGATTCATTCCAGGCAGAAATTCAAATCGGATACCAGTTTTGAGTACTTTACACAGCGTAGAAAAAGAGCTTCACCATCTGCTGAAAGAAGCAGAATCGAATCCACTTGATCCAAATCTTCTGAATGAAATAGGAGTTGGATACCTGATTATTGGCCGCAGTGAAGAAGCGATAACCTATTTGTCAAAAGCTGTGGAGCAGAGTGATGAGATACGCTTTCAGTATAACCTGGCAAATGCCTATTCTGAAAATGATAATCCACAAATGGCAGCCGATTTATATCTTCGGGTTCTCGAAAGGGAACCGGATCATATCCCTTCCCTGAATAATCTGGCCGACTGTTTTGAGCAGACCGGAAATTTAAAAAGAGCTGCAGAACTTTTTGAGTATCTCACGAAGATCAATGATTCGGATTCTCTGTCGCACCTGAATCTTGGCAACTTTCTTATGAGGCAGAACCGGCATATCGAAGCGGTAAAATGTTTTCAGACCGCGATTGACAGGGACGATCAATGTACGGATGCCTACTATTTGATTAGCTGGGTTCTGATGAAGGCCGGTGTGGAAGATAAAGCACTTGAGTATGCTGAAAGCGGGTTACAAACGGATCCCCATCATGAAGAACTGAACAGAATGATCAGCAAACTCAGAAACGATTAGCTGAAAGTCGCTTACTGCAGCTTTTTGCTGCATTGAGCCGTGAATTCTCTTTTTCCAGCTCCATAGCAAAAGCGGCCGCCATTTTTCTGTCGAATAGATCTGAAACCCCCTTTTGAGGAAGCTTCCGCAGAATCCGGGGCATCACATCACTGGCATCCACAGCACGCCGTAAATCGTTATCAGAACATAATAATTCCTTGAATGAGAGCTCTTCTGCCCCATTCAGGCACTGGTCGGAATAATCAAGGATAAAGCCGGAAATGACTTCATCCTCACGCAATGATATATTCATGGAGTATGAATTTCTGTTGGTATTCAGAAATTCATACTCCGCTATGATTAAAATGTTTCCGAGTTTACATAGTCGCCGATCAGGTCCTGAAGCTGCTGGCGTCCCCGATTGATTCTGGACTTGACGGTTCCCATGGCTGTTCCCGTAATTTCTGCGATCTCCTCGTAGGTAAGCTGCTGAATATCACGAAGAACGATTGCTTCCCTGAAATCATCATTCAGCTCCATGAGTGCTTTTTGAAGCTCATCCATACTGAATTTAAGATGCAGCTGGTCATCCTGAAGCATTTTTGAGTCGGTAATTTCAAACTCTCTGTCGTCGGGATCGCGCTCATCAGCATGGATTGAAATGAGGCTCATTCGCTGCTTCTTTTTATACATACTTTTTGCCAGGTTCAGCGCGATGGTGTACATCCATGTCGACAGTTTGGCAATTCTTTCGTATGAGTGCCGGCTGCGATAAACCCTCAGAAAAGTTTCCTGCACGAGGTCTTCACAATCTTCATGGTTGTGAGTATACCGGTACAAAAAGTTGTGAAGCCTGTCTTTATAGCGGTGCACGATGATGTCGAATGCCTGAACGACTCCTGCCTGAAGCTGTTCCATTACATCTTCGTCTGACATTTGATGCAGTTTAACAGTAGCTGAAGCTTTCATGATGATACCCCGTAATTCTAAGGTTGCTGTTATCGCAACACCGACGGGTACTCTCAGCCGATGATGCGCTTGATCAGCAGGAGAAATATCGAGGAGGTATCTAATGTGCTGTAGCCTTTCGCCGCACTGTCTGCATCCAGAAGTGCTTCGAAGATACCGGGCATCTCTGCCAGGCTGAACCGGGAAGCTTCACTCCATTGTGCATTAAAGAAGTAGTTACTCTTCATGCCAAGTTGACTCTGGACTTCATTTTTGGTCAGTCCCTTCTCGGTAAGCCGGCGAATTTGCCAGATGTTGCCAAACACATTGTAAAAGAACCCCACGGTTTTGATTACTTCTCCCGCGCTGTAGTTATTTTTAAGCAACATCTGTTCCGCAATGCCAAGGGCCTGGTCCAGATTTCGGTTGAGAACTGCATTTTTCAGCTCTATGACGCTGTAATCGCGATATGAGCCGGAAGTTTTTTTTATATCGTCTGTTGTGATACGATCTGAAGTGTCTACAAAAGTGCACACTTTATCTATTTCAGTGGACAGAAGGGTCAGGTCCTGCCCTGCCATTTCACTAAGAATACGTGCCGCATCAGGCTCCATCTCTTTACTGTGGGTGTGACGGGTCCAGTCGATTACCCATTCGGGAAGTTTGTAAACAGGGAGCACATCAAACTCATATACACCGGTTGACCCGCTCTCTTTAAGTGCCTTACCCAGAGCTGTTCGCTTATCAGGATATTTTGAATCGATCAGACACAATATGGTTGACGGATTCGGCTGTTCTGCATATGGTGCAAAATCATTGAGGTTACCATCGTCAGTATTCTCGCCAAGTTTTAAAAAATCCCTGACGATAATTACTCTCTTTTCCGCCATCATGGGAAAACTTCGGGCTATTCCAAGTACCTGAGCAGGAGAAACGTCGCTCCCGTATAACAGATCAAAATTAAAATCTTTTTGTTCATCAGGGATAAGTTTTTCAAACTCCTCCTGCAAAAGGTCAATAAAAAAGGTCTCCTCTCCGTGCAGATAGTAGACAGGCTTTAAACCCTCCCTTTGCCTCAGTTCCCTGAAAAGCTGCTTGAATGTATCTATACTAGTAGGTTTTGCCAATGAACCGCTGATTTTTATTGGTTTTTATCCATTGAATCGTCAATTCCAAGGGCATATAAAATACCACCTGTCAGATGATTCAAAAAGAGGGAGTCACTGAATGATTCTTCGGTATGACCAAGGCCTGTATAGAATGATCGTCCCCCATCATACTCCCTATACCATGCTATCGGATGATTTCCAGGGTGATCACTTCCTTCATAACTATCCGTATCCAGCTTCAGAAGAATGTTAAGCCCTTCTTTGAATGATCTGTAATTGTACCATTCATCGTCTCTCTCCCACCGCTCAGGCAAACCTTGCAGGGCCGGATGATTTTCATTGCTCACCATTATGGCTGCCTGCCTTACGTTTGGATTGTTTGGATGGTTATCAAAATATGCCCCAACAAGTCCTTCGTACCAGGGCCAGTCATATTCGGTATCTGCAGCTGAGTGAACACCAACAAATCCCCTTCCCGATTGAATAAACCGCTTCAGATTTGATCGCTCTTGCTCATTAAACAGCGTACCTGTTGTATTTAAGAATAGGATTCCATCATGGTTAAACAGGCTGTCAGATCCCATATATTCAGAATTTTCCGTAAACGTGAGTGACAGGTTAAGTTCGCGTCCCAGCTTTTGTAATGCTTCCACACCTGCTTCGATGGACTCGTGACGAAAACCCGTTGTTTTTGAGAAAACCAATAGTGAATGTGTGCCGGATGCAGACTTATCGACTGTTGGCTGATTCTTTTCTTTCATACCGCCACAGCCGGTTGCTGCTGCAAACAACAGAGGGGCTACGATCCATGGTGCCGCTGATTTCAGCTGGTTGCTGTTCAATAACATATCATTTGTCATTGGTTTAGTTCTTTTTTAAAGGTACAGAAAACGAACAGATCTAACCGAATGAAGATGCCTGACTTCTACCGCAATGTTTTAAGCAGCCACTCAATGGTATCAACACCATCCGCTTTCCACCATACCGGTGGTTTTTGTGCAAGTGACAGTGGTTCAATTGCTTTCCCGCCTATCATTCTACCCATTTCAGAATTACTGTAAACTGACTGCAGTGAACCGGCTGACTGTTGTACCAGGTTTTCAATCTCCTTTCTTCCTCCTTTTATCCATTGGAGGATGAATTTTTCATCCGGAAAACTCAGGTTCTCCTCTATCAGAAAGTCATTTAACCATGCCTGTTCAATCCCCACCGCTTTATTGTAGGCAAAGCGGTAGCTCAATGATGGATTTGGCTTCTGATGCTGTGGATTCTTTAACCAAAAATTCTCCACATAATCAGTAAACTCACACTTTTCCTCATTCAACCCAAAAGGAGCCACTACCACTGCTACAGACCTGCAGCCATTCCCGCCATACCTGAAAACGGATTCTGTAAGCTCTTCCATGGTTTCTTTACTATTGTCTGTAATCCAGGCAATAGAATAGTATGCCGTACGGATCAGTTCGGGGGTTTCTTGCGAAGCTATACCCAGTTCTTTAAGTAATTTTCTGACAGGAGTTACAGACGATGCAGAACCTGAGAATAGTACTGCATCAGCATCCATTGACCGGAATTGACTCAAACTGGTTGACCAGTGATTCTTGCTCACCAAACCAAAGTCAGCAAGTATTTTAAGTAAAGAGACCATGAGATACGGATCTTTCCGTGACAGTTTGCCTCTGTAAGATGCTCCGCTAAGCAGCACAGCCAGCAGATCATGAAATCCCACAAGCGGTATATTACCCGCATGAAGGCAGCATACAACGTTATCTTTTTCAGCGGGTGATACAAGGCCTGCTTTGTCACACCACTTTTTCAGGCTGATGGAGTCTACAGACTGTTTAAGATGTCGTATACGATGCTTAATATCTTCAAGACCGAAGAGCCCTTCATCAACTGAACGTTCAATTGCTTTTCTGAGATGCTTGTTGTCTGGCTGCAGCCAGTTGTGTATGGCATCAGACAACTTTTCAATATGACTATCAATGGTTTGCATGGATCAGTCAACGTCTATCAGGAAATTGCAGCCCCTTAAATTGCTTGAGCTCCACCGGCCAAGAATCCGAAATTTGCCATCCTCATTCATCACACCGCGGTCTTCAGTCAGAATAAATGGACAGGAGTGTACATTTGCCAGGTCTATGACACCGATTTTTCCCTCAGTTCCGGCAGGGCAATTCTTTAATGGATTTTCAGGATCCCTGATCATCACCTTCACCCAGTGCGGCGAACCAAACCACTCTGATCCGAGCGCATAGCATTGGCTCTGCATTTCACACATACCGTACTCTGAATGAACATGTGATAACGGAATTTCAAATCCGCGGGACAGGCTTTTTCTGAGCTCATTTTTACTGATTTCACGGCGGTGTGTTTTCATGCCTCCGGTCTCTATAATATGGGATGAATCGGGCAATGGATCAGATCCGAGTTCAATCAGGTCAAGCAGACCAAAAGCTGCACCAAACAGGAGTACTTTTTTACCGGCTTTGGTGATTACTCCGACGGTTTCGGAACTTAAAGGTTTATTCAGAGGTAAAAATTTACTCAATCCGTCCGGATCATTCATCACCAGATCATTCAGCATCCAGATCAGTGAGGAATCGGGATTCTGGCTGTATCCCGGAGCATATACAAGTATCGAATATTTTTGCTCCGGGAAATGCCGGTAAAACTCAGTCCTGAAGGATGTTCTATAAATCTCCGGGTCTGCAATGACGTGACTGCTCCTGCCCTCACCCCCTGTCGAACTGCTTTTAAACAGAAGCTTTTCACTGCAACCTGTACAAATCACCCGGGTATCTTTAAAAGCGCGAATTGGCAACAAGGGTATTTCTTCGGGCATGGGAATCCGGTCCATCCCCATACCCAGGGCATCGATGAACGAACGGTAAACGGGATTTTTGGAGAGCTGATATGAATACGCTTCCTCAACCCTATTTTTAAATGGTATGTTCTGATCAAAAAGATCTGCCATCAGCCACATCATTTGCAGATCTGAAAAGTTGCTTTCAGGTCCGGTTCAAATTCATCAGCTGCTTCATGAGCCAATCCTTTGTAATCCTTTTGCGCCGATATCCCTTCTGAAATAACATCCGTCAAAATGAATGGTATCAACATTTTTATAGGTATGCTCAATTGCTTCTTTCAGTGTCTTGCCACTCCCCACTACATTTAGCACCCGGCCGCCCGAAGTTACGAGGTTCTCTCCATTCAGGGCAGTTCCGGCCTGAAAAATAAGTGCGTTATCATCAACGGACTCTAATCCTCGTATCGATTTACCCTTTTCATAGCTTCCGGGGTAGCCATCACTTGCAAGAACCACACAGCAGCGATAGTTATTGTCGATTGTAATTTTCATTTCGTCCAGCCTCTGCTCCGTGGTAGCTACAAGCAGCTCAAGAAAGTCATTTTCAAGGCTGGGGAGTATAACCTGACATTCAGGGTCGCCAAATCGGCAATTGTACTCAACCACCTTTGGCCCCTGAGCGGTGATCATCAACCCGACATAGAGTATGCCGTGATACGCTGCTTCTTCAAGCTGCATACCCGTGATGGTGGGTTCAACGATTTCAGATTTTACCTGCTCCAGAAGTTCCTCTGTCATAATCGGTGCAGGTGAATACGCGCCCATTCCGCCCGTGTTCAGCCCGGTGTCGCCCTCACCTATACGTTTATGATCCTGGGCATTGTGGAGTATGTGAGAAGTGTGTCCGTCTGAAATTATAAACACGGATGCTTCTTCTCCCTCCATAAATTCTTCAATCACAAGCTTATCTGCCGCACCACCGAGAGCATTCCGGTTTTTCAGCTTGTCTAATCGATCCACAACCTCTTCTTCACTGTCGCAGATGAATACGCCTTTTCCTGCAGCCAGGCCATCTGCTTTCAGTACAATAGGATAGCTATCTTTAGATTGAACAAATGTAAGTGCATCGTCAAAATCCTGCGAAGAGAAAACGGCATAGTCAGCCGTCGGAATATGGTATTTAACCATAAATTCTTTTGCAAACTCTTTGCTTCCTTCAAGCCTGGCTGCGCGTTTATGGGGTCCGAATACTTTGATGTTCTCTTTTTCTAGGTAATCCGTTATACCATCTACCAGCGGAACTTCCGGACCAACTACAACAAGGTCGATGTTTTGTTCTTTACAAAACGAAGCAATTTCTTCGAAGTTGGCGGTATCCAGGTTTACATTGAGTCCCAGTTTATCCGTACCGGGATTACCGGGAGCTATAAACAGTTTACCAAGATTGGATGAACGGTTTAGTTTCCACGCAATGGCATGCTCTCTGCCGCCGCTTCCAATTAGAAGAACATTATAGGCAGTATCCATTATTTATTTATCAATTGATTCAGCAATAGATATGATCTCACTGAAACTCTCTTCCTTCAGGCTTGCACCCCCGATAAGCCCTCCATCCACATCGGGCTGAGAGAGCAGTTCTTCAGCATTGCCGGGTTTCATGCTTCCTCCATAAAGTATTCTCACACTTTCAGAAGCTTCCTGACCCCATTCATCAGCAATTAGATTCCTGATGAACGCATGCATCTCCTGAGCCTGTTCGGGTGTAGCTGTTTCTCCTGTCCCAATTGCCCAAACCGGTTCATAGGCGATGACCAATTGTGATGCATCGGAACTATCCAATAATTCCAACACGGCTTCAGTCTGGTTTTTCACCACATCACGATAAATGTCATTTTTTCGTTCGTCAAGCTTTTCTCCCACACATACAATTGGCTTAAGGCCTGAATCCGATATTTTCTTTGCCTTTTCGGCAACAAGTTCATCCGTTTCAAAGAAATATGCCCTGCGTTCGGAATGCCCTGCAATCACGTATTCACAGCTCAGCTCATGGATCATTTCAGTGCTGATTTCACCTGTGTACGCGCCATTATTTTCAGTATGGACATTCTGAGCGCCTGTTTTGAGGCCCGTATCCCTGAATCGTTTTACGACGAAGGGAATTGAAACGAAAGGAGGACAGATAAGTATTTCGCTGTTCGTGTCTTTGTCTTCCCAGCTCTCTGCAATCTGGTCAGCAAGTGCTTTTGCTTCCTTCGGGCCTGCATTCATCTTCCAGTTACCCGCGATTAAAAACTGTCTCATTATTCACTGTTTTGAGTTATAATTGACTGCAAACCTCGTACTACATCATCATATTCATTTCCCACATATCTTCTGACAAGCTCACCTTTGTCATTAACAAGAAACCGGGTAGGAACCTGATTGATATTGTAACGCTCAATCAGAGAATCAGCCTGAAAAGAATCGGGTTCTATCACACTCCATAACAGGCCGCGTTCCTCATAAAATGCATTCATTGCCACATCGGATGCTGCAAGGGGAACCGTGATAATTTTAAGTCCAAAGTTACTGTAAATCTGATGTATGGCAACGGTGCGGTCGTACTGCTGCTGATAAAGGTTGTTGTCGAGTCTTGTAATTTCCAGAAGATACGGAGAATCTTCAAGCATTGATGACGAGATCGAATCATCCGTTAGAGTTAAGAATGAAAATTCAGGAAATGGCGTGCCGGGTGTTAAAAATTCGAGATCATAGCTTTTGTTTTCAGCCCATTCCATTGCAATTTCATTATCAGAATAGTTATCCGTGAATTGTTGCAAAAACCGGTTTGCCTCGACGGTCATGGAGCTGTCGTAAAGCAGTTCAATTCGATCAATTTGTATTTCCATCAACCGATTTTCGGACTTTGCCAGGTTTTCAAGCCGGTCATAGAACTGAAGAACCCTCTCTATGCCTGCGGTTTCGGCATAGTATTCGGCCAGGGCTGCACGTGAAGCCCTTCTCAGGAACCCTTCCGTTTCAAGCAGTCTGTTTGCCCTCTCCACCATAAGTGAGTCGTTCCAGCCTCCTGCAACAGCAACTGAAGAGTTTCCTGCAACCATGGATGCATAGGTGCCGGGATAACGTTCGTGAACATCCCAGTAAATATCACTCCACTTATTGATTTCAAATTCTATACTGTCGGCAGGAATGGCCCCTGCATTTATAAACTGCGCTACTCGATTAAAGTTACGGTCTACCCTTTCCAGATCCCGAAAAATTTCATTCTCTTTTGATTTCAGATCGGATGTTGAACCAATATCCGGAAGCGTGGCTGTATAGGTAATGGTGTCGCCGTCGGCCAGAACCAGCCCCTGAAACCCAAATACATTATTGTTTCTCAGCACAACCATCCTGTAAACTTCCGGTTCATCGAATCGGGCGGTCCCTTCAAAAAAACCGCTTGAATCCGTGGTAGCGTGGAATAATGTGTCCGCCCCCTGCTGGAGAGAAGAAGGAGCTGTAATAAGCAGCTCAATTCCGCTGTTATCCCCGCTGTTGTCGAGTTCCTCGTCTACCGTAACTCTTCCCGATATAAATGCATTGTTTACCGATTCGTCACTTTGAAAAGAACAACCGGCCAGAAGAACCACTAAAGCTGCAACTGTCAGTACAGCTCCCGATTTTACATATGTATTGTTTAACATTTAAAGAT
Coding sequences within:
- a CDS encoding patatin-like phospholipase family protein, coding for MIRPFLIVLNFLLILSFSEAPESYALSQAQSKSSVTNKPDSLRVGLVLSGGGAKGVAHIGVLKAIEESGLRIDYITGTSMGSLVGGLYAIGYNSDQLIELAKENNFVELFTENPERRYISNYEKGFDERTIVSFPISEKGIDLPAGIITGQNIYTYLSNLAWMAHSTDDFDEFPIPYAAIATDIETGEAVVFRSGYLPDAIRASISIPSAMVPHEINGKLYVDGGLARNIPVEDAIRMGANYIIAVDVSTPLVPQDSLQTLTEIMNQAVMYRINERGKQQKKMADLVIEVSELNKYDITDFDLMERFLDIGLEAGRRFMPEFRELANRQQGVAPERPGMEPPVPLPISNIIIEGNSLFDDEFILRKLEFEPGNRLTPDDIEARISKLYSSSYIDQVTYRIKPDTLYQYNLQVKIHESKRNNFNVGLRYESNTQASILLESSFQDLLHPGSINRLETRLGDRISIGTDYIYYGALGSRLAALTSVWFNSELVEWYSDFDRVSSFKSRTLKAEISAGNYFSTQNLFTVGIRKEFDYQDNEINPADIEPVSKGHHGIFAKYRYDSHNRKAYPSNGQKLVAEGYHSNTAFMSPLLFTSVAGLWEGFIPLSENLSFRHALYGGYTYGDDLPWNYWHTVNRYSDTFGYVRIGGFDTFQVASRNLQLASFGLQAEPVYHRFVGVDVYTGRFSDQWELSLNRSDFEYGISLSVGALTILGPIKAILSTSTIDSFQAEIQIGYQF
- a CDS encoding tetratricopeptide repeat protein, which encodes MSTLHSVEKELHHLLKEAESNPLDPNLLNEIGVGYLIIGRSEEAITYLSKAVEQSDEIRFQYNLANAYSENDNPQMAADLYLRVLEREPDHIPSLNNLADCFEQTGNLKRAAELFEYLTKINDSDSLSHLNLGNFLMRQNRHIEAVKCFQTAIDRDDQCTDAYYLISWVLMKAGVEDKALEYAESGLQTDPHHEELNRMISKLRND
- a CDS encoding sigma-70 family RNA polymerase sigma factor, which translates into the protein MSDEDVMEQLQAGVVQAFDIIVHRYKDRLHNFLYRYTHNHEDCEDLVQETFLRVYRSRHSYERIAKLSTWMYTIALNLAKSMYKKKQRMSLISIHADERDPDDREFEITDSKMLQDDQLHLKFSMDELQKALMELNDDFREAIVLRDIQQLTYEEIAEITGTAMGTVKSRINRGRQQLQDLIGDYVNSETF
- the holA gene encoding DNA polymerase III subunit delta, whose translation is MAKPTSIDTFKQLFRELRQREGLKPVYYLHGEETFFIDLLQEEFEKLIPDEQKDFNFDLLYGSDVSPAQVLGIARSFPMMAEKRVIIVRDFLKLGENTDDGNLNDFAPYAEQPNPSTILCLIDSKYPDKRTALGKALKESGSTGVYEFDVLPVYKLPEWVIDWTRHTHSKEMEPDAARILSEMAGQDLTLLSTEIDKVCTFVDTSDRITTDDIKKTSGSYRDYSVIELKNAVLNRNLDQALGIAEQMLLKNNYSAGEVIKTVGFFYNVFGNIWQIRRLTEKGLTKNEVQSQLGMKSNYFFNAQWSEASRFSLAEMPGIFEALLDADSAAKGYSTLDTSSIFLLLIKRIIG
- a CDS encoding ThuA domain-containing protein; its protein translation is MTNDMLLNSNQLKSAAPWIVAPLLFAAATGCGGMKEKNQPTVDKSASGTHSLLVFSKTTGFRHESIEAGVEALQKLGRELNLSLTFTENSEYMGSDSLFNHDGILFLNTTGTLFNEQERSNLKRFIQSGRGFVGVHSAADTEYDWPWYEGLVGAYFDNHPNNPNVRQAAIMVSNENHPALQGLPERWERDDEWYNYRSFKEGLNILLKLDTDSYEGSDHPGNHPIAWYREYDGGRSFYTGLGHTEESFSDSLFLNHLTGGILYALGIDDSMDKNQ
- the purD gene encoding phosphoribosylamine--glycine ligase, whose translation is MDTAYNVLLIGSGGREHAIAWKLNRSSNLGKLFIAPGNPGTDKLGLNVNLDTANFEEIASFCKEQNIDLVVVGPEVPLVDGITDYLEKENIKVFGPHKRAARLEGSKEFAKEFMVKYHIPTADYAVFSSQDFDDALTFVQSKDSYPIVLKADGLAAGKGVFICDSEEEVVDRLDKLKNRNALGGAADKLVIEEFMEGEEASVFIISDGHTSHILHNAQDHKRIGEGDTGLNTGGMGAYSPAPIMTEELLEQVKSEIVEPTITGMQLEEAAYHGILYVGLMITAQGPKVVEYNCRFGDPECQVILPSLENDFLELLVATTEQRLDEMKITIDNNYRCCVVLASDGYPGSYEKGKSIRGLESVDDNALIFQAGTALNGENLVTSGGRVLNVVGSGKTLKEAIEHTYKNVDTIHFDGCYFRRDIGAKGLQRIGS
- the tpiA gene encoding triose-phosphate isomerase, whose translation is MRQFLIAGNWKMNAGPKEAKALADQIAESWEDKDTNSEILICPPFVSIPFVVKRFRDTGLKTGAQNVHTENNGAYTGEISTEMIHELSCEYVIAGHSERRAYFFETDELVAEKAKKISDSGLKPIVCVGEKLDERKNDIYRDVVKNQTEAVLELLDSSDASQLVIAYEPVWAIGTGETATPEQAQEMHAFIRNLIADEWGQEASESVRILYGGSMKPGNAEELLSQPDVDGGLIGGASLKEESFSEIISIAESIDK
- a CDS encoding TlpA family protein disulfide reductase, giving the protein MLNNTYVKSGAVLTVAALVVLLAGCSFQSDESVNNAFISGRVTVDEELDNSGDNSGIELLITAPSSLQQGADTLFHATTDSSGFFEGTARFDEPEVYRMVVLRNNNVFGFQGLVLADGDTITYTATLPDIGSTSDLKSKENEIFRDLERVDRNFNRVAQFINAGAIPADSIEFEINKWSDIYWDVHERYPGTYASMVAGNSSVAVAGGWNDSLMVERANRLLETEGFLRRASRAALAEYYAETAGIERVLQFYDRLENLAKSENRLMEIQIDRIELLYDSSMTVEANRFLQQFTDNYSDNEIAMEWAENKSYDLEFLTPGTPFPEFSFLTLTDDSISSSMLEDSPYLLEITRLDNNLYQQQYDRTVAIHQIYSNFGLKIITVPLAASDVAMNAFYEERGLLWSVIEPDSFQADSLIERYNINQVPTRFLVNDKGELVRRYVGNEYDDVVRGLQSIITQNSE